From a region of the Desulfobulbaceae bacterium DB1 genome:
- a CDS encoding lipid hydroperoxide peroxidase: MARITLQGNEIETIGALPSLNSKAPSFTLTKTDLSDCSLQDFTGKKVILNIFPSIDTSVCAASVRKFNKDAADAKDAVVLCISADLPFAHQRFCEVEGIKNVIPLSVFRSPDFGKDYGVLITSGPIRGLLARAIVIIDKSGRVGYCQQVPEIVQEPDYDAALSALNTLP, encoded by the coding sequence ATGGCACGCATCACATTACAGGGAAACGAGATCGAGACGATCGGCGCACTGCCTTCTCTCAACAGCAAGGCCCCCTCTTTCACCTTGACCAAGACCGATTTGTCCGATTGTTCCCTCCAGGATTTTACCGGCAAAAAAGTTATCTTGAACATTTTTCCCAGTATCGACACCTCGGTTTGCGCCGCATCCGTCCGTAAATTCAACAAGGATGCCGCTGACGCCAAAGATGCCGTGGTGCTCTGCATTTCAGCCGACCTGCCCTTTGCCCACCAGCGTTTCTGTGAAGTCGAGGGGATTAAAAACGTCATTCCTCTTTCTGTGTTCCGTTCACCTGATTTCGGCAAGGATTACGGGGTATTGATCACCAGCGGCCCGATTCGCGGCCTGCTGGCGCGAGCCATTGTCATCATAGACAAATCAGGCCGGGTCGGTTATTGTCAACAGGTGCCGGAGATTGTCCAGGAGCCTGATTACGACGCGGCCTTGAGCGCCCTGAACACTCTTCCATGA
- a CDS encoding cation-efflux pump → MSQSTCLTKFAWLSIGAALSTIGLKTFAYLLTGSVGLLSDSLESIVNLIGAVLALVMLKIAALPADDNHAYGHTKAEYFSSGVEGGLIIIAAGSIALAAAQRLLYPVPLEKIGLGLAVSFVASLINLVVALVLIKAGRKFHSVALESNAHHLLTDVWTSVGVLAGVGAVSLTGWNRLDPLVALFVAANIVRTGFKIIKNSILGLMDTALPPEDRQSIRAILDDYRASGIDYHALRTRQAGSHKFVSFHVLTPAEWTVLQGHQLLEEIEEKIRQALPNVTVFTHLEPLTDPAAWDDIHLDRSCCRENDENPGKRVNK, encoded by the coding sequence ATGAGCCAATCAACGTGCCTGACAAAATTCGCGTGGCTTTCCATCGGCGCAGCCCTGTCCACCATCGGCCTGAAAACGTTTGCCTATCTGCTGACCGGCTCGGTCGGTCTCCTCTCCGACTCCCTTGAATCAATCGTCAACCTGATCGGTGCCGTCCTTGCCCTGGTCATGTTGAAAATAGCCGCTCTGCCGGCGGACGACAACCACGCCTACGGACATACCAAGGCTGAATATTTTTCAAGCGGTGTTGAAGGCGGCTTGATAATCATCGCTGCGGGCAGCATAGCACTGGCTGCGGCGCAACGGCTTCTTTATCCGGTCCCCCTGGAAAAAATCGGCCTCGGCCTTGCTGTCTCCTTTGTCGCCTCGCTGATCAATCTGGTGGTCGCCCTCGTTCTGATCAAAGCAGGCAGGAAATTCCATTCCGTCGCACTGGAGTCAAACGCCCATCATCTCCTCACCGATGTCTGGACATCGGTGGGAGTGCTGGCCGGAGTCGGAGCCGTTTCCCTGACCGGCTGGAACCGGCTCGACCCGCTGGTTGCCCTTTTCGTTGCCGCAAACATTGTCCGCACCGGATTTAAAATAATCAAAAACTCCATTCTCGGCTTAATGGATACCGCCCTGCCGCCGGAAGACAGGCAGAGCATCCGGGCTATCCTGGATGATTACCGCGCATCCGGAATCGACTACCATGCCCTGCGCACCCGCCAGGCAGGTTCGCACAAATTTGTTTCTTTTCATGTTCTCACCCCGGCGGAGTGGACCGTGCTGCAAGGACATCAACTGCTGGAGGAAATCGAGGAAAAAATACGTCAGGCCCTGCCGAATGTCACCGTCTTTACCCATCTCGAACCATTGACCGATCCCGCCGCCTGGGATGACATCCACCTGGATCGTTCTTGCTGTCGCGAAAATGATGAAAATCCCGGCAAGAGGGTGAATAAATGA
- a CDS encoding DNA-binding response regulator: MKTDTVPVANGKPSVLLVDDEPDMLNMLSLIVRRQCHCDVILAATGAMAIKEMESHVPDVVVTDIKMPDMDGLTLLKKIRERDETISVIVMTGYGTIEMAVQALKDGAYDFLEKPFDKDHIVRVIHNCLERTRLLRDNRRLQERLAVVSPPEGFVGHSPALRQAMALITRVADTDATVLIRGESGTGKEGAARALHALSKRCTQKMIVVNCPALPEHILESELFGYRKGAFTGAMQDKKGLFLAANHSTILLDEIGDIPVSIQTKLLRVLQEKEIQPLGQNDTIKIDVRVVASTNQNLEAKMASGEFREDLFYRLNVVTVTMPSLKEMKEDIPLLVQHFLRRYQKQYKRQNLVITPKAMQMLFHRHWQGNVRELKNTVKRAVLLAPQNEIDVNEISATADRAEKESPLADFSTVNNLTYKDAKAEVVEQFSIFYITNLLIRHQGNVTASAKDSGLDRQAFQRIMRRYGLTSRDFRNNP; this comes from the coding sequence ATGAAAACTGATACGGTTCCGGTCGCAAACGGCAAACCATCGGTCCTGCTCGTCGATGACGAACCGGACATGCTCAACATGCTGAGCCTGATCGTCAGACGCCAATGTCACTGCGACGTCATCCTCGCCGCGACCGGCGCCATGGCGATCAAGGAAATGGAATCCCATGTCCCGGATGTGGTGGTCACCGACATCAAAATGCCGGACATGGACGGCCTGACCTTGTTGAAAAAAATCCGGGAGCGGGATGAAACCATTTCCGTCATTGTCATGACCGGTTACGGCACTATTGAAATGGCTGTCCAGGCTTTAAAGGACGGGGCCTATGACTTCCTGGAGAAACCGTTTGACAAAGACCACATCGTCAGGGTTATTCACAACTGCCTTGAACGAACCAGACTGCTGCGCGACAACCGTCGGCTGCAGGAAAGACTCGCCGTGGTCAGTCCACCCGAAGGCTTTGTCGGGCATTCGCCGGCCCTGCGCCAGGCCATGGCACTCATCACCAGGGTGGCTGATACGGATGCGACCGTGCTCATCAGAGGGGAAAGCGGCACCGGCAAGGAGGGAGCGGCCAGGGCGTTGCATGCCTTGAGCAAAAGATGCACCCAAAAGATGATCGTCGTCAACTGTCCGGCGCTGCCTGAACACATACTCGAAAGCGAGTTGTTCGGATACCGCAAGGGCGCTTTCACCGGGGCCATGCAGGACAAGAAAGGGCTCTTCCTCGCCGCCAACCATTCCACCATTCTGCTTGACGAGATCGGCGATATTCCCGTTTCCATCCAGACGAAACTGCTCCGCGTCCTGCAGGAAAAGGAGATCCAACCCTTGGGCCAGAACGACACCATCAAAATAGATGTCCGGGTGGTGGCCTCCACCAACCAGAATCTGGAGGCAAAAATGGCGTCAGGCGAATTCCGGGAAGATCTGTTTTACCGGCTCAATGTCGTCACGGTAACCATGCCGAGCCTGAAGGAAATGAAAGAAGACATTCCCCTCCTCGTCCAGCACTTTCTGCGCAGGTATCAAAAACAATACAAACGGCAGAATCTTGTCATTACGCCCAAGGCAATGCAGATGCTCTTTCACCGTCATTGGCAGGGCAATGTCCGGGAACTGAAAAACACCGTGAAAAGGGCGGTCCTTCTCGCCCCGCAAAACGAAATCGACGTCAATGAGATCAGCGCCACCGCTGACCGGGCGGAAAAAGAATCGCCCCTTGCCGATTTCTCCACAGTAAACAACCTTACCTATAAAGACGCCAAGGCCGAGGTGGTCGAGCAATTTTCCATCTTCTACATAACCAACCTGCTCATCAGGCACCAGGGCAATGTCACCGCCTCGGCCAAAGACAGCGGTCTTGACCGTCAGGCATTTCAGCGCATCATGCGCCGTTATGGATTAACCTCCCGTGATTTCAGAAACAACCCATGA